From the genome of Pontibacillus halophilus JSM 076056 = DSM 19796:
GACATCCGAGCGGACTTCCACCATACGTTCCACCCAGTTCACCAGGTCCAGCTGCATCCATAATGTCCTGGCGACCAATGACACCGCTAATTGGCGTTCCAGCACCTAAAGATTTAGATACCGTGATCAAGTCCGGCACCACGTCATAATGTTCAATCCCGAAATACGCCCCAGTCCGACCGAATCCCGTCTGAATTTCATCCGCTACGAACAGGATGCCATGTTCTTCACAGAAAGCTTTGACGGCTTGAACGAAGCTTGGATCTGGGACAATAAATCCACCCTCCCCTTGAACAGGCTCCATCACAACCGCCGCGATTGTCTCTGGCGCTGCTTCCGTTAAGAAAAATTTCTTAAATTCTTCAATCATATAGTTGTTGTACGCCTCTTCTGACATTTCCATTGGACGTCGATATGGATAAGGAAACGGCGCTTGATAAACTTCCGGCGCAAATGGACCAAATCCAAATTTATAAGGCTTCACCTTGCTCGTCATCGTCATCGCCATTAACGTACGGCCATGGAATCCATTCGTAAACGTCACAATGCCTTGGCGACCTGTATATTTACGCGCCACTTTCACCGCATTCTCCACCGCCTCAGCGCCACTATTCTGAAGCAACACTTTCTTGTCAAAGTCCCCAGGGCTAAGAGCAGCCAATTTCTCAGCCAATTCTATGTAAGGCTCATACATCATGACGTTGAACCCTGTATGGATGTATTGCTCCACCTGCTCGTGTAACGCCGCTTTCACTTTAGGATGACAATGCCCCACGTTAATCGTTCCAATTGCCCCAGCAAAATCTATGAACGTATTCCCATCCACATCTTGAACACGAGCACCCTCCGCATGTTCTACAAATGTAGGAATCCCATAACTAACCGCATCCGGCACAATACGATGACGCCGCTCCAACAACTCCCCTGCCTTAGGCCCCGGTAAATTCGTTTGAACAGAAGCATACTTCGTCATAAGAATCTCTCCTTCTCCAATAAGAGTTCAATCCTAACCATATTATGAAAAACACATGCACGCACAAATTGTATACAATCCTAATATACAACTACTATATAACAAGAAACACCCTGTTTCAATAATATTCTGAATTTTATTGCGGGACAGGGGGACAGGTAAACTGTCCCTGCCCCCCAACAA
Proteins encoded in this window:
- the gabT gene encoding 4-aminobutyrate--2-oxoglutarate transaminase, whose protein sequence is MTKYASVQTNLPGPKAGELLERRHRIVPDAVSYGIPTFVEHAEGARVQDVDGNTFIDFAGAIGTINVGHCHPKVKAALHEQVEQYIHTGFNVMMYEPYIELAEKLAALSPGDFDKKVLLQNSGAEAVENAVKVARKYTGRQGIVTFTNGFHGRTLMAMTMTSKVKPYKFGFGPFAPEVYQAPFPYPYRRPMEMSEEAYNNYMIEEFKKFFLTEAAPETIAAVVMEPVQGEGGFIVPDPSFVQAVKAFCEEHGILFVADEIQTGFGRTGAYFGIEHYDVVPDLITVSKSLGAGTPISGVIGRQDIMDAAGPGELGGTYGGSPLGCRAALAVLQVMEEEQLNERANAIGGRVRERLLHLSSTYECIGDIRGLGAMVAVEIVSDREQKAPAKDLTKAILANAQERGLLVLGAGLYGNVIRFLMPLVITDNELEEGLDILEQAIHVCTPQYV